A region of Emcibacter sp. SYSU 3D8 DNA encodes the following proteins:
- a CDS encoding TonB-dependent receptor: protein QDPSIAPVGTLFDQSALSSEKYGAKLTYAREDTLWAGLQLAFGADYLHDKTLQELAQTDRLWVPELIYKGWAPFVQLEQKLFDDLVRLSGGLRYEKATLNVPDFTTIASANSTFVEGGSPSFNKLLKNAGLVVEPVTGLSMFASYSQGFTMPDAGLILRAVNKPGQN, encoded by the coding sequence TCAAGACCCGTCCATCGCGCCAGTCGGCACCCTGTTCGACCAGTCGGCGCTCAGCTCTGAAAAGTACGGCGCGAAGCTGACATATGCCCGCGAGGACACACTGTGGGCGGGTCTGCAGCTGGCATTCGGCGCCGACTACCTGCACGACAAGACGCTCCAGGAACTGGCTCAGACCGACCGGCTGTGGGTGCCGGAGTTGATCTACAAGGGCTGGGCTCCGTTCGTCCAACTGGAACAGAAGCTGTTCGATGATCTTGTGCGGCTGTCGGGCGGCCTGCGCTACGAAAAGGCGACGCTGAACGTCCCGGACTTCACGACCATCGCCAGCGCCAATTCCACGTTCGTGGAAGGCGGCTCCCCCAGTTTCAATAAGCTGCTCAAGAATGCGGGTCTGGTAGTCGAACCGGTCACCGGTCTGTCGATGTTCGCCTCGTACTCGCAAGGCTTCACGATGCCGGACGCCGGACTGATCCTACGCGCCGTCAACAAGCCGGGTCAGAAC